The following DNA comes from Novosphingobium terrae.
TGGCATGCGGAAAGGACCAGTGCAGGCAACGCCAGCCAATACAACTTGTTCACGGTCACATTTTCCTTCCGCCCCTATCGACGACGATGATGGAAGCTCTCGCGGGGCTGAAGGTTGCACGGATGCGGGAAGCCCACGCGCCGTGTGCTCGCCAGGTCGCCACCATTTGAATTTCCCGCCACAGGGGGACTATTGCAGTCGCCAGTCCACCAAGCGTGCAAATGACCACGAACTGCCGCCTGACATCTAACTAGCGTCCTTGGTGGGTGACGCGAGAGATTCTGACACTCAGCGGCATGCCGAATTTCGCCCTAGCCTGCGGTGGCACGATGGTCACTGCTCCCGGTTCTCGGGCCCACCAACCACCGTGTTTGGCGCAAATCAGGGCAAGAGGATCTCGGACACGCCCGACGGGGGGGCGTAGAGCTCAAAGCATGCCTTGACGGACGGATGGTTCGGGTAGAACCCTGCCCTTGCCGGTAAACTCATCGGCATACGGGAGACGACGGTCTTGGATGACGGCGAGCGGATTTCCTCGGGCAGCGATGGCCTTGACTCCATTTTGGGTGGAGGATTCGATCCTAATCGGATGTATCTTTACGAGGGCCGTCCAGGCAGCGGCAAGACCACCATCGCAATGCAGTTCCTTCTCGAAGGTGCCCGCAATGGAGAGAGCGTCCTGTACGTTGCTTTGTCGGAGACTGAGCGGGAACTGCGTCTCGTCGCTGCCCGCCACGGCTGGTCGTTGGAGGGGATCGACGTCTTCGAACTGGTTCCACCGGACGCCGTGTTGGATCCGGAACGCGAACTGACGGTTCTCCATCCCGCGGAGGTCGAGCTCAGCGAGACGATCAAGCTGGTCTTCGACAGGGTCGAGCAGGTCAATCCCACCCGTGTGGTGTTTGACAGCCTCTCTGAACTCCGGCTGTTGGCACAGGATCCACTGCGGTATCGGAGGCAGGTGCTGGCTCTGAAGCATTTCTTTGCTCAAAAAGATGTCACGGTCATTCTCCTCGATGATCTGTCGTCGAGCCATGAGGATCTCCAGCTTCATTCGATCTCTCACGGCGTGATCCTGCTGGAACAGCTGGCGCTGGATTACGGAGCGGAACGGCGTCGCCTGCGTGTCATGAAAATGCGGGGCATTGAGTTTCGTGGCGGCTTTCATGACTTCAAAATCGAAAAAGGCGGTTTGTCGATCTACCCCCGTTTGATCGCCGCTGAACATCACACCGCCTTTCCCAAGGACATCGCCTCGAGCGGGAATGCGCAGATTGACCAATTGCTGGGCGGAGGCTTGGAGCGCGGAACCAACGCGCTGCTGATCGGTGCAGCGGGCGTAGGCAAATCTTCGCTGGCATTGACCTATGCCATCGCGGCGGCGGAGCGAGGCGAGAATGCGGCGATCTTCGCCTTTGACGAGGGGCGCGGCACGCTGGAAGCCCGAGCACAGACCATTGGACTTCCGTTACAACCCGCTATCGAGAGCGGACGCCTGACTTTTCAGCAGATCGATCCGGCCGAGCTTTCTCCGGGTGAATTTGCCGCCACTGTGCGCCACAGCGTCGAGGTGAACAAGGCCCGGGTCGTCGTGATCGACAGTCTGAACGGCTATCTCAACGCCATGCCGGATGAGCGCTTTCTGGTGCTCCAGATGCACGAGTTGCTCAGCTACCTGGGGCAGCAAGGGGTGTTGACCATTCTGGTTCTGGCCCAACATGGGCTGGTGGGTCAGGTGGAATCGCCGCTCGACATCAGCTATCTGAGCGACGCCGTCTTGATGTTGCGTTATTTCGAGTACGCTGGAACGGTGCGCCGTGCCATTTCTGTCGTCAAAAAGCGTAGCGGGCATCACGAGCATACGATCCGAGAATTTCGTTTAAGCTCCCAAGGGGTAACGCTTGGCGAACCGCTGACCGAATTCAGCGGCATCTTCTCGGGCACGCCCCAATATATCGGCGGAGGAGGCCCCTTGATGAAGAGCGATGAGCATGCACGATCCTGACGCGTTTGATCGGCGTGTTCTGATTCATGCTCCCATCGGGCGTGACGGGGCAGCATGCAGGGAATTGCTCGAAAGGTCCGGACTTGTCGCCCATGTCTGCGTGGATTTGGCTGAGTTGCTCACTCAGATCGAGCGCGGAGCCGGAGTGGTCTTCATTGCGGAAGAAGGTCTGTTCGGACGGGACATTGATCCGATCGCGACGTGGGTGGCCAGGCAGCCCCCATGGTCCGATCTACCCTTTATCGTCCTGACAAGTCGGGTCGAACAGGTTGCGGTCGTCAGCTGGCGGCAGCATCTCGTCGAGTCGCTCCGCAATGTCTCGATGATCGAGCGGCCCTTGCGGCCTATCAACCTGTCAAGTGCGGTTCAAAGTGCCCTTCGCGCGCGCGACCGTCAACATCAGGTTGCCGCGTTGATGCGGGCGCAGGAACGGGCGGCCTCCGAACTGGAGGAGCTGGTCGCGGCGCGAACCGCTGAGCTTGGCCAAGCAAATGCCGAACTGATGCGACAGATGGCGGAACGTGCCAAATATGATGAGGTTTTGCGTCAATCGCAGAAGCTGGAGGCGGTCGGTCGCCTCACAGGCGGCATCGCGCATGATTTCAACAATCTCCTGATGGTCATCACCGGCGGCCTCAGCCTGCTGAACAAGCCGCAGTCTCCTGAACGGCGTCAGCGGATCGAGGAAGGGATGCGCACGGCGGCCGAGCGAGGGGCCGGGCTCAGCAAGCAATTGCTGGCTTTTGCGCGGCAGCGACCGCTCTCTCCGCAATCCGTTGATTTGCCGCGCCAGATCGGCGGGATGCAGGAACTGCTGGACCGCACCCTGCGCGGCGACGTCGAGGTGGAAACGGATTTTGCAGATGGCTTGTGGCCCGCCGAAGTAGACCCGGCCGAGCTTGAGTTGGTGCTGCTCAACCTGTGCGTCAATGCGCGCGATGCGATGCCCAATGGCGGGACGATCACGATCCTCGCCGAAAACGCACACGATGCATCCTCTCGGGGAATGCGGGGAGCCTTTGTACGTCTCTCGGTGCAGGACACGGGCACTGGCATGACCCCCGAGGTTAAGGCCCGGGTGTTCGAGCCCTTTTTCACGACAAAAGAGATCGGCAAGGGATCAGGGCTTGGCCTGGCTCAGGTCCATGGCTTCGCGACCCAATCGGGCGGCGCTATCGAGATTGATAGCGAACCTGGAAGAGGCACTTGTATCTCGCTTCTCCTGCCGCGCTCGGAAAAAATCCCTCATGATGAGGGCCATCATCTGATTGACTTCAACACCGACCGTCCGGGCGAAGCAGGCAGAGGAGAAGTGCTTCTGGTGGAGGATGATGATGAGGTCGCCTCATTGGTGAGCGAAATGTTCGGGCAACTGGGCTGGTCCGTATGCCGTGTGGCCAGTGCCGACGCTGCCCTGGGAGCATTGGCAAACGATCGCCATATCGATCTGGTGTTCTCCGACGTCATGATGCCCGGGAGCATGAATGGCGTGCAATTGGCACAACAAATCCGCCGACGTCGGTCGAACCTGCCAATTGTGCTGACGAGCGGTTATCCGGAGGCCGTTCGGGCCGACGCTGACGCCGCCGGCTTAACATTGCTTCCCAAGCCTTACGGACTTCAGGATCTGGCACGTCATGTATCCAGATTTCTTCCAGCATAACATGGATAAGGCGACGCGGCCTTGGGCCTGAGCAAGTCGAGTGGTGAGAGAGCAGAGCGCAGACTTCCATCGCCGCCCGCGGCCATCATGCTCCGTTGAAGCCGTCACCCGGACGTGGGTCGACGAGCCCCCATAAGACGTCGATTCTTGGGAAGAATGTGTAGCCGGGCAGTGAGGGGCCGGCCCAAATCCGATACCACCCAACCGACAAAGTTCCCGTTCAGTGCATGTGAACCTTTGGGAGGTATCGTCGTGGTTGGAATGGGATTAGACGGCCCGAGTGACAGTGCGATATGCTGACGGCGGGCGCCGGCGGCTAATTTGCTGGTGAAATGGAAGCCATGGCGTGAAGATCGATTTTGAGGCCCTCTTCGCGATGGCTCCCAACCCATACATCGTGCTTGACCCCCAACTCCGTATCGTCTGGATGAACGAGGCCTACCTGCGAGCCACGATGCGAACCCGGCAGCAGATCACGGGCCTCCCAGTTTTCGACGCATTTCCTAGCGATCCCCAATCGGATAGCCATTGGCTTCTTAAACGCTCTTTCGCGCAGGTGCTAAAGACCGGCCAGATCGACGAGATTGCCCTGATCCGATATGACATCCGCAATGCCGATGGAAGCATGGATGCGCGCTTTTGGAGTTGTACGCACACGCCTCTGGTAACCGAGGATGGCCAGGTCGCTCTCATTCTCCAACACACGGTCGATGTTACCGAACTGCACTCGCTGCGGGCGCTTCGCGACGAAATGGGCGTGATCCAGCGGGCTCAGGCGCTTCAGGCTCGAAACCGCGATCTTGTTGAGGAAAGCGATCAGTTGCGCGCTCTTCTCGAAGAAGCTCCCGGCTTTGTTGCCGTCCTCGGCGGGCCGGATCATGTGTTTCAAATGGCAAACAGGGCTTATCGCGAGTTGGTGGGGCAGCGCGATCTTGCCGGCAAATCGGTGGCAGAAGCTCTGCCCGAGGTTGTTGAACAAGGGTTCGTTGATCTGCTGAACCAGGTTCGCGACACTGGCCAGGCCCACATGGCCGGCGGCCAGAAGGTGCTGCTCCGCAACGGGCCTGGTGGGACGATGGAGGAGCGCTTTCTCGATTTCATCTATCAGCCGATTGTGAGCGAAGAAGGTCGGGTGGCGGGCGTTTTCGTCCAGGGTCACGATGTAACCGAACAAATTTCGGCTCAAAGGCACCAGGACCTCCTGATCAACGAGCTCAACCACCGTGTCAAAAACACTCTCGCTATTGTCCAGGGGCTTGCAACTCAGTCCTTTCGTAAGTCGGCAATTCCCGGTGAGGGGTTGGCCGCGTTTTCAGCCAGACTGGCAGCCTTGGCTGGGGCGCACAATCTTTTGACCCGAGGCAATTGGGAAGGGGCGAACTTCGGAGATGTTGTCGTGAGCAGCATCGGGGCAGTTGCCGGCGTTGATCTGCACCAGGTTAGCATTTCCGGCCCGGCAGTGACCGTATCACCACAAATGGCGACCGCCGTTGCGATGGTGGTGCATGAGCTGGCAACGAATGCCTTGAAATATGGCGCTTTGGCCGATTTGCAGGGCAGGATCGATGTGAGTTGGTCATTTGAGGCAGAGTGCCAGCGCAGACTTGTTTTCGATTGGCTCGAAAGTGGAGGCCCTGAAGTCACGGTGCCGACCAGACAGGGCTTCGGTACCAGACTGGTGAAGCGTGGCTTTGTTTCCGATCTGCATTCTCACACCGATCTAGAATTCCTGGCCACTGGATTGAAATGTCAGATCACTGCTCTCCTGCCGGAACAAGACGCATGACGATCGAAGGCAACGTCGTCCTTATCCTGGAGGACGAACCGATCATTGCTCTTTCACTGGAAGACCTTATCGAAGACGCAGGTGGCACCTCGATCTGTGCCGAAAGAGTTGAACAAGCTATCGCGATGATCGACGAGTATCGCCTGGACGCGGCTATCCTTGACGTCAATGTGCATGGGAGAAAGAGCTATCCCGTAGCGGAGGTGCTTCAGAGCCGAGGCATCATTTTCATATTTGCCACGGGTTACGGCGACACTCTCCACCCTGAGCAGTTCAAAGGAGTACCAACGGTGGTGAAGCCCTACAGCGCTTTGGATATCGAACGGGCATTGCAAGCCGCGGCATTGGAATAGCATAATTGCTATTCCTACTTTTCAGTTTGGATCGCTCCGGATGTGCTGTTTAATTCTTGGCGCGATCGAGGGGACCAGCCAGGAGCGTATCAACTTAGGCCACACCCATAAACTACCGAGGCGAAATCGATTAATCACTGCTCGGGCAAAGCTCGAGCGCCGCGCCGCATTCAGGATGTGGTATACCCTCTCCGGCTTGGATGCGCATGAAATGGAAATGCGCCGGGCCATCCCGGGTTCATGCCCAATCGAACTATATCTTTTCAAAGGCACTCCAGCTCATTCAGGGCTGGGCAAGATATGTTGCATCGAAGCCCCCAGTCGCGACAAGCCGTTTCCAATCGAGCACATGGACCTCACGATGGGAAAAATGAGCTATTCCATCATGGCGTAAGGATTGAAGTACGCGATTGACGTGAATCGACGTCAGCCCCGTGAAGTCTGCCAGATGGGTCTGCGTTGCCGGGAAAGGAAACTTGAAGTGGCCGGCACAGGGCTTTCCCACGACGCGATAATCCATCTCGGCAAGCAGGTGGGCCATCCGCGATTTTGCATCGCGCCTGCCCAGATTGGTGAGCCATTGCGCTTGTATCGCAGCAGCAATCGTGCATTCGCGCCATAAAGCTTCGCTCAGGGCGCCGCAGGCTCGCGCAGCGGATCTGATAGCGTCATGAGGAATTTTCCGGGTAACCGTCGGAGATAGAGCCTCAAGCCGGCACGCATCGGGATGGGTGATGCCCTCAAGGTTGGCGATTTCGCCTGGGAGATACAAGGCGGTTATCTGACGCGCCCCGCCGCCGCTTTGGCAGAAACGGGCCACCAGCCCGTCAACGACCAGCAGAGCATAATCGGACGGTTCGCCTGGTCTGGGGAAATCCCGGTTAGCGCCAATTCTATCCAGCAGCGAAGGCCAGCCCAGAATAATGCGGCACTCTTCATCTGACAAAGGCGAATGACGGGTGAGCCGGTAGAGAAAGGGCGAAAGGGGGAAGCCTTTAGGACCAGTCATTTTCCTTGCAGCACCGGCAATGATTAGGAATTCGGGCGGCTAGCGTCAGAAACTGGCGAGGATTGTGCAAGTTCCGGCGGTCGCAGCTTCTCCCGGCAAGCCTGCGCCGTTGCGGCATGCCAATGGCTGACGAAGACGTGTGCTGAGGTTTCAGCGTTGTCCGAGGCCCAATCTCGGACAACGCTGAAGGACGCTTGCCAATGCCCATAATCGCGGGAGCGTTCGGGCCGGCCCAGACTTCAATCGAGAGACGATCGATCTGCTCTTTCGTTCCCGCACTTGCAAGACGAGCGCTGCGCTGCACAATCGCCAATAGATTGCGTACGAGCACGCGGAAAAGCCGTCGCCATAAGCTCAGCGCGAGGCAGTGCGACCAGAGGACCGTTCCGTCATCGCGGGAAATGCAAAGGCGGGTTGACCAACAATTGCCCTATGCCCTGGCGCACCGCTTTGGCTCGATAAAGGGCCTCATCCGCGCCCTTGAGCAAGGTTGGGAGGTCGCAGTGACGTGCATCGCGCAAACACACACCGATCGTCGCGGAGACCAGGGATAGGTTCGCGAGCGCCGGGGATGGCCGGCGGGCAACTGGCCGATCGGGCACTCGCACTGCTGCCCCGGCACCAACTTCCTCCCCAAACCCTTCGGGATAGATCAGCCCGCCGCCAAAATTGCGCAAGTTTCGGGCGATTAAGCGGACCTCTGTAGGCCATTGGCCATTTCCTCAGACCGGAAAGAGGTCGCGTAATGTGTCATGTTCTGATCATCGAGGATGAACCCCTTGTCGCGCTGATCATCCAGGATCTCCTGGAGGAGGAGGGCGCAACGTCATTTGAGATCGCCGCGACCCAGAGCGCGGCTGTCGCCGCCGCGCGCACCCATAAGCCGGACTTCATCACCTCGGACGTTCGCCTGCTCCAGGGCACCGGGCCCGCGGCGGTCGCTCAGATCTTCGACGAGCTTGGGGAGGTGCCTGTCGTTTTCATCAGTGCCACGCCGGATGAGTGCCGCCCTTGCGCACCGCCCGGCATCATCTTGGCCAAACCTTTCGAAAACAGGGCCCTCGCTCACGCCTTTCACAGCATGGTCTAGCCGCTATTTTCCAGCATTGCCGCTTCCATTCTAACCCCAGGAAAGTGGAGTCCGGATCGGCTATTTGGCTTGGGCAAGAGAATTGAGGGTTTCTGCCTAGAACCAACAAACTTAAGGCCGTTCCAGCTTCGTTCATGACGAAGCCTCTTCCGTGCTCTATATGCGCAAAGAGCAACACTCGGACCAGGTCTGTCAGGAACGGAGCGGAATCCCTTGAATACACCTCGGCCCGACACCGGCGAGAGCCACCCGCGTACGCCTGACGCCAGGCTTACGGCCGGTGAAAGGCTCGTCACTGCCCAATCGCTGGATGAGGTGATCGATGTTCTGCGCAAAACGGCGCGTGTGGCGGTGGGCGCTGAGGGCATAGCGATCGTGCTCAAGGATGGTGACCATTGTAGCTATGTGGCAGAGGACGCCATCGCCCCGCTCTGGCAAGGACAAAGTTTTCCGGCCGATACCTGCATTTCAGGGTGGAGCATGCTCCATGGCGAAACTGTCGCGATCGGCGATATCCGGAGAGACCCCCGGGTGCCTCAGGAAGCCTATGCGGCTACATTCGTGCGCAGTCTTGTGATGGCGCCCATTGGGAAGCCTGAGCCGGTCGCGGCGCTGGGCGCTTATTGGTCGAACGTGATGTCCCACGATGCCGAGACGATCGAGCGGGTTGAGGGTCTGGCTCGTCTGGCGACGATCGCGATCGAAAATGCGAGGCTTGCCGAGGCGCGTGATCATGCCGCTGCCCTGAGTGCCGCCCAGGCTCGCATTCTGGAACTCGCCGTACAGGATGGGCCCCTCCAAGCCACGTTGGAAGCGATTGTGCGGGCTGTGGAAAGCCTGTCGGACAGCGGTGTCATGGCTTCCATCCTCCTTCTCGACGAAGACGGCGTGCATTTGCGGCACGGCGCGGGGCCAAGTCTGCCGGCAGCCTACAACGCTCTCATTGATGGGATCGTGATCGGGCCAACAGTCGGGTCCTGCGGATCGGCGATCTTCCGGCAAGAGCCGGTTTTCGTGGCGGATATCGCCAGCGATCCCCTTTGGACGGACTACCGCGACCTTGCAATGGGTCATGGTTTGCGGGCCTGCTGGTCGCTGCCGATCCGGTCAGCCCATGGCAAGATCCTCGGCACATTTGCCATGTATTACAGCGAGCCGCGCGAGCCGGTCAGCGCGGATCTGGAAATCGTGGATTTCGTGGTGCGTACGGCGGGTGTCGTGCTGGCTCGGGCCCGTT
Coding sequences within:
- a CDS encoding ATPase domain-containing protein: MDDGERISSGSDGLDSILGGGFDPNRMYLYEGRPGSGKTTIAMQFLLEGARNGESVLYVALSETERELRLVAARHGWSLEGIDVFELVPPDAVLDPERELTVLHPAEVELSETIKLVFDRVEQVNPTRVVFDSLSELRLLAQDPLRYRRQVLALKHFFAQKDVTVILLDDLSSSHEDLQLHSISHGVILLEQLALDYGAERRRLRVMKMRGIEFRGGFHDFKIEKGGLSIYPRLIAAEHHTAFPKDIASSGNAQIDQLLGGGLERGTNALLIGAAGVGKSSLALTYAIAAAERGENAAIFAFDEGRGTLEARAQTIGLPLQPAIESGRLTFQQIDPAELSPGEFAATVRHSVEVNKARVVVIDSLNGYLNAMPDERFLVLQMHELLSYLGQQGVLTILVLAQHGLVGQVESPLDISYLSDAVLMLRYFEYAGTVRRAISVVKKRSGHHEHTIREFRLSSQGVTLGEPLTEFSGIFSGTPQYIGGGGPLMKSDEHARS
- a CDS encoding ATP-binding protein; the protein is MHDPDAFDRRVLIHAPIGRDGAACRELLERSGLVAHVCVDLAELLTQIERGAGVVFIAEEGLFGRDIDPIATWVARQPPWSDLPFIVLTSRVEQVAVVSWRQHLVESLRNVSMIERPLRPINLSSAVQSALRARDRQHQVAALMRAQERAASELEELVAARTAELGQANAELMRQMAERAKYDEVLRQSQKLEAVGRLTGGIAHDFNNLLMVITGGLSLLNKPQSPERRQRIEEGMRTAAERGAGLSKQLLAFARQRPLSPQSVDLPRQIGGMQELLDRTLRGDVEVETDFADGLWPAEVDPAELELVLLNLCVNARDAMPNGGTITILAENAHDASSRGMRGAFVRLSVQDTGTGMTPEVKARVFEPFFTTKEIGKGSGLGLAQVHGFATQSGGAIEIDSEPGRGTCISLLLPRSEKIPHDEGHHLIDFNTDRPGEAGRGEVLLVEDDDEVASLVSEMFGQLGWSVCRVASADAALGALANDRHIDLVFSDVMMPGSMNGVQLAQQIRRRRSNLPIVLTSGYPEAVRADADAAGLTLLPKPYGLQDLARHVSRFLPA
- a CDS encoding PAS domain-containing protein; this encodes MKIDFEALFAMAPNPYIVLDPQLRIVWMNEAYLRATMRTRQQITGLPVFDAFPSDPQSDSHWLLKRSFAQVLKTGQIDEIALIRYDIRNADGSMDARFWSCTHTPLVTEDGQVALILQHTVDVTELHSLRALRDEMGVIQRAQALQARNRDLVEESDQLRALLEEAPGFVAVLGGPDHVFQMANRAYRELVGQRDLAGKSVAEALPEVVEQGFVDLLNQVRDTGQAHMAGGQKVLLRNGPGGTMEERFLDFIYQPIVSEEGRVAGVFVQGHDVTEQISAQRHQDLLINELNHRVKNTLAIVQGLATQSFRKSAIPGEGLAAFSARLAALAGAHNLLTRGNWEGANFGDVVVSSIGAVAGVDLHQVSISGPAVTVSPQMATAVAMVVHELATNALKYGALADLQGRIDVSWSFEAECQRRLVFDWLESGGPEVTVPTRQGFGTRLVKRGFVSDLHSHTDLEFLATGLKCQITALLPEQDA
- a CDS encoding response regulator, which gives rise to MTIEGNVVLILEDEPIIALSLEDLIEDAGGTSICAERVEQAIAMIDEYRLDAAILDVNVHGRKSYPVAEVLQSRGIIFIFATGYGDTLHPEQFKGVPTVVKPYSALDIERALQAAALE
- a CDS encoding Crp/Fnr family transcriptional regulator, yielding MTGPKGFPLSPFLYRLTRHSPLSDEECRIILGWPSLLDRIGANRDFPRPGEPSDYALLVVDGLVARFCQSGGGARQITALYLPGEIANLEGITHPDACRLEALSPTVTRKIPHDAIRSAARACGALSEALWRECTIAAAIQAQWLTNLGRRDAKSRMAHLLAEMDYRVVGKPCAGHFKFPFPATQTHLADFTGLTSIHVNRVLQSLRHDGIAHFSHREVHVLDWKRLVATGGFDATYLAQP
- a CDS encoding response regulator, whose product is MCHVLIIEDEPLVALIIQDLLEEEGATSFEIAATQSAAVAAARTHKPDFITSDVRLLQGTGPAAVAQIFDELGEVPVVFISATPDECRPCAPPGIILAKPFENRALAHAFHSMV